A stretch of the Capsicum annuum cultivar UCD-10X-F1 chromosome 10, UCD10Xv1.1, whole genome shotgun sequence genome encodes the following:
- the LOC107845835 gene encoding nudix hydrolase 15, mitochondrial, producing the protein MASNRSQSLIKFAENLRLYNPNNNSFDGSSNNINTHNIQNQSQKIKEIGTDQVGNNENNNNNNNSTRSISNRAAVLVCLFEDQQGQLRVILTKRASTLSLHSGEVALPGGKVEEDDADDIETALREAEEEIGLDRSLVDVVTVLESLPARNRITVIPVVGILWDRNAFNPVINTAEVEAIFDAPLEMFLKDENRREKEIKYMGDEYLIHFFDHETENGKYMIWALTAGILIKTASIVYQRPPDFQVRMPRFWNRSRQ; encoded by the exons ATGGCATCTAACAGATCACAAAGCCTCATTAAATTTGCAGAAAACCTTCGTCTCTATAATCCAAATAATAACTCTTTTGATGGCTCATCAAACAATATCAATACCCacaatattcaaaatcaaagtcaaaaaattaaagaaattgggACAGACCAAGTAGGTAAtaatgaaaacaataataataataataattcaacaaGATCAATATCAAACAGGGCTGCAGTATTGGTATGTTTATTTGAAGATCAACAAGGCCAACTTCGTGTAATTCTCACTAAAAGAGCTTCCACACTCTCTTTACACTCTG GTGAAGTTGCTTTGCCTGGTGGGAAAGTAGAAGAAGATGATGCAGATGACATTGAGACAGCATTGAGGGAGGCTGAGGAGGAGATTGGATTAGACCGTTCACTTGTCGATGTTGTCACTGTTCTTGAATCCCTTCCTGCCAGG AACAGAATTACAGTGATTCCAGTTGTGGGCATACTTTGGGACCGGAATGCATTCAACCCGGTAATAAATACTGCAGAAGTGGAAGCAATATTTGATGCACCTCTAGAGATGTTTCTTAAG GATGAGAATAGGCGAGAGAAAGAGATTAAATACATGGGAGATGAATATTTGATTCACTTCTTTGATCATGAAACGGAGAATGGGAAGTATATGATATGGGCTCTTACTGCTGGCATTTTGATTAAAACTGCATCAATCGTGTACCAACGGCCCCCTGATTTTCAAGTACGAATGCCTAGGTTTTGGAATAGAAGTCGCCAATGA